DNA from Asterias amurensis chromosome 7, ASM3211899v1:
aagaggaaacaatTGTTGTCGCCAAGAAGACTTTAGAGTACTTACATCTTTGGGCAGCATGGTACACGCCAAGTAGAAGTGATGAGCCTGGGGCTGCTGAGTATGGTAACCTGGTGGCATGGCACCAAGCTGAGCTAGTGAGACTACCTCACGCTACAAGACAGAACAAGTAAtcatcaacaaattattttgaatagtacactatacaattgttgcacgctgtgacgggttcCACGGCgctttgtacacccgaggggagAAATGGCAACCTAGgcaaagccgagggtgccattttcccctgagggtgtacaaaacccatggaccccaaatgACAGCgttcaacaattgttttgttataccctGGTAACAtgattcctcttctcaaagttctgttgtcatcttcaaacattaattaCGACAAGTATGCAAAGTTTAtagcaaacaaacaataatacagTTGTTCAAACAAGAAaccattcttcactgttcccttgtaccaacgctgggaacgatcaaggtgatgtacaccggttaacatcactcatgttacccgcTCGCTGTGCAGCCGTggtacatgcgtatttgttgcacggcacgtgattggttctcgaccaatcaaacttcacagtttgttaccgaggtataacaacaaGCAGTGGTTTCCCCCTCCAGCCCTATTTGTCATCTTGTCTACAAAAATTGGCAATtcacaaaattaaatgaaaaacaaaggAAAGAAAGTCTTAACAAATCTGAAAACAGAAGGTTGGGGTTCCAGGCATCATACTTTaaggaggcaatgaaggtgatttcctccatgccccctggtcattgccttgctgACCTTGATATGCTCCAgcagaaatttacaaaatttttcCCAGtcatatggtgccctttacaaaggagaaaatgtctaggtgactttgccctttcaaaaacaaagcatacatgtCCGGGGTTCCATTACTCACGTTTCCATAATCTACGAAGAACACAGTGACCTTGTCTTTGTTGTGAACCTTCTCGACCTTGGCCCTATACCACTCTCCGTCTACAAACTTAGCCACACACAGATCACCGGTCTTAGGGGTGAAGGAACCGGGCAGTGGAGGGGCTGCAGCTAGCTCTGCTCTCAGCTGCTCCATAAACTTCTCAAACTGAGGTCCTGCAAGATGAGTAAGTGGAACATGAAACTAGTGTGGACAATATTATACTTAAATCTCAaccttttttgtattttttttttctgactgaAGATTTAGCTATGAAAAGTCTGCTCCCTAATTACCATTTAACACTGTACTGCGTATACATACACATCGTAATTATGAGATAAAACAGGATGAGTTGAAATTAATTAAACATTTAATGAatctttcattttaaaaattacgCATTGTACAGCACAATGTCCAACCACGTACATACAACACATATAAAATTAGAGAATGGGAAGAATGGCAAATATCATTGCAAatataagtaaacaaaacaactactTTGAAATGCAAGTGAGAAATCCACTTAAACACAAGAAAGAATAAAGAGATATCAATTATTAtgttaattattaatattattattgatgcAACCATGACGAACATTGATCAGCATTACTCGACAaaccaaatacaaaaatacatcaatGTTAACAGTGAACAATGattcaatagaccgatccactaagctccaccCCATCGctaattgaccaatcacaacgcaacgaaggtccgacatgcgcggcgtatcttggcgcgcgcggcagatttgtgcagaaaggcattggagagccccacgtgttcttgctcacacgcgAGTCGTGGgtggagcctactggatcggtctattgccatCAATTCACAAGGAAACGCAAGATAAATCTATATCaagcacaacaaattaaataaataatcagTGAAGGTATGGACTAGGGGAGAATGAGGGCTGTTGAGAAAAGGCATCAAAGGTTATGCAGCCCTTGGGACAACCTTGCAAAGGCACAGAAACAGTCGGCGACTATCTTTTTAAGATAATGCCGCTAGCCAATTAGCGTGCAGAAAAGTCAACAGCAAAATGGTAGTCGCCAAATGGAATAGCAAATCACATTACAAATGACACACGTTCAATATACAatacttaaaaaagaaaaacacaagttaaTAAAATACAACTTTTGTCTCAAAACTTTCCATCAAAATATACGCTGccatattgaaaaaatcaccaTGATCCCAATTGTTTCAGAACCATGGCCCTGAGTTTTTTCTGGACGATGATTGTTCCAAGACATTCACACAATTTCTGTTATAGCAAACTGTGTGTTACTATTCTGCTTGATGCCAACGATTCTGTTGCAGCGCAACTAAAATCAAAGATTGACCCGAGAGTGGCTTGAAAACGATCTGCCAATGAAGTACACAACTCTACATCCTTAATCGTCCATTTTCCTTTTTCCCTTACCTGAATCAATCAGCTGAGCGAAGAAGTCCAACTCCTTCCCAATCTCAGTCACCACAATGTGTTTGTAGTTGGTCTTTCTCTCTGTTGTTTCTTCTACAACCACTGTGGTCTTGGGCTCTTCAAACCTCTCCCAAATCTACAAATTGACATcgacaaaaaaaaagatgaatgTTAACCTCTGCTTGGAACAAAATTCATGATCTAAGAACTGTTTGAATAtctgtataggataatgcctgAGGTgtgcatggtgttactgcaaactgaaTATACAcgatgcaatgcctcaaaccatGTAAGATGGTTAACGCATGGTACATGTAGAGGTGTGTACTACTGCAATTAGGGAGATTGTGTACaccaatcagggagatatttagaattccATTTGACACAACAGGGAAAAAGTTTCCGAAATCAGGGAGAttctcaaatttgttcatcagagcATGGAAAAATTGGTTGATTTTCAGGGAACCTTCTGCAGAATCAAGGAGAACTGGCAACTCTGGgttatatacaaaatatttgAGCTCTGCGTTTTAACAAAGATATTATTAGATATTAATTTTTGAAAGCGTTTTTTTTCAGTCCTAACAAAAATTTCTTGGGGATTAAGTTTTTGAACTTTGACGCCTCCCAACTACCAACCTTGAGTTTGGCTTCCTTAGTCTTCTCTTCAGCCGCTTGAATAACTCTGGCGTAGTTGCTTCTCTCTGCAGTGAAGTGCATCTTGGACAAGCCTTGCTCTACCAGGGACACAGAGAGGTTGACGCCCTCCACAAACAGCCAACCGATGAAGTTACCGGCTTTGTCGATGGATTCAACTTCCACTTCGACCTAGAGAAAATAGAATTGATTTGTCATCATCAGTCGAATTTCATTAACCATCACTTTTGAACGGGTATCAGCTATCAGTCATAACTATCGGCTTTATGAGTAGTACAGACCTCTACATGTATCATgcgtttttaatgtttttaattttatttttttatgcaagtcgcctgatgcgtttttaatttttttaattttatttttttatgcaagtcgcctgacacacaaggcctgaacgccacttcaaggtgtgggctacaattattttttccagaggccattgggttaccccctttacagtccatacggatgtaggcgtTAACCATCTTACATGTTTTGAGGCAATGCATTGTGTACAttcagtttgcagtaacaccatgtgtatatctacgtTGCTCTGTACAATTGTTCTTACAGACCTTGTCTTGTTATTCATaataaataagttttcaaaGAAAAGATCTACACCAACAAAATAGATATATACACATGCTGATTCCGTAAACTGGATATACAACATAACATTTTTGTCTTGAGAACACAGATACCAATTAAACCAAAAAGGGCTCCACTAATTGACTGCACAGATTAGAATGTAAGAACTATAGCCGaagacctttttgcaaatagtgtggcgcgcgcgtaaagctcaGAATATAgctgcattgtggtctagctggtgatcaaatttgacccatacctatcccacaatgcacctcaatCAACAGTCTGCACTTGCGCAATGGTTTTTTAGAAAAGGTCTATGCACAAGATGCTaattgagtagggcgccctcttgtggtagAGGCGAAAAAGAGGGTTATCATTGGCCAAGATTGTGTGCTAAATACGCATAGGCTTTGCGATTCCATCGTTTTACTTGTATCTCCTAGATGGCGGCGTAATAAGCCTGTTACAGACACGGCTTCATCACCGATGCTACTGCAGTAAAAACAGTTGCCCGAGTTGCGCACACAATACCAATATCAATATCGTGACACTTACCTCCCGTTGTAGACAGAGTTCCTTGGTATACTGCAGAGCTTCTTCAGAGTATGGTTCAGATTCTGTTGGGCCGCCAGGTCCAGTCCGTGCCATCTTGGGGCATGTAATTCCTAAATAGAAAGTGTAGCAACAGACAGTTCTTTAATAGTTCAgttctttttatgttttttccACACACACCATGCAAATTATACAATATTAGCAAACATACAGTTAGTTACTTTATAATGGTTAGATAGCAATACCCATAGGTACATGTAGATGAAGATAAAATTCAAAAATATATGGTAAACAATTACATGCATGTGGATGGAGGCAAGAAAGAAATACCCACCAGCTAGGAGGAATGTGATAAGACAGGTTTCTTTGGGTAAGAAGAGACGGACTCGAGATCCACTGGCGACAAACTCCACAATGGCACTGCTGCGACCAGCCCGCTGGAGGAATGGAAGAAACTGCTTTGCCTTCTGGGGTTCCTGTAAGAATAAGAAAAAACTTAAAATTTATCctgaaaattataaaaacattttatcGAACAGTTTCTATAACCCAGTACCCTTGAAGTGGGCCAAAACTTGAAGGTGTCCATAAACTGTTAACTATAATATTCAttatttttacataaattaCTTCTACATCTAACTAGAGTTGGtgtaaaatattttcttttttaaagaatagTGCACCATTTCTAAAAGCCCTCATGTGACCAGGGATTGGGCAAAAACTTGAGGGTGTTCACTGTTCATGATCATACAAAGTAAACAGAGTTACGTTTGTACACCAATTAGTGTCATTATTTCTAAGGACTCACAAATTAACCCCAACTTAAACCAAGATCTTACCCCGGATGTATCAGCAATCCGATGAATGGGATATTCCTTTTTGCTGTGTACTCCTTTGCCGTTCTTGATAGCTCTTGTCTCGGCAGTGAGTAGGGCATCGTAGTGGGCAGATCTCTGATCATCATCTTGACGGTAACGGATCACAGTGACGAGCCCCTTGCTTACAAGAGCTTCAGCAAGGTTACTGTGGAAGTGATAACAGACGGTAAGCAAATCTTGTGTTGACTATAACTTGAAAGTGTAAGCGATTTTGCAGTAAGCAGGAAAAATTAGCCACCCAGCTTGCATTAATTTTCATACAGGATGCCTTTCATGTGCTTGCGGGTAGCAGCGCTATGATACGGAAACTTTAAAGTGTAAGCGATTTCGCAGGTAAGCAGGAAAATAAGCCACCGGCTTGCATTGATTTACATACAGGATGCCTTTTTGTGTACTTGCGGTGAGCAGCGCTACGATACGGAAACTTGTGcactaagcacaaaatcagccatTGAGTGTTAGATTCTCTAAAAATCAAAGCATCAAGTCGACAGAATATGTcgtaaaacaaattttgaaaacagtTTTAAGAAGAGGATCACATTCTTTTTAAGATGGCCGATGAACACAAAATCCTAAAAGGTTTTAAATTGCCTCAAAATTCTACCAAGGTTTAACTTAAATTCTTGTAGAagtcaaataaataatgtatGCTTGAAAATCTTCaaggttttgacaaaaatgtgcATGATAAAACAAATCATTATTGGAGATCCTACTCACATTCCACCAATGGTGACAGTAACGCATGTTTTCTCGGGGTAGCCGTCGCTAGCTGGTTTGATGTAGTCCACGGAGACGTTGACCTTCTTTCCGATCAACTTCTTACGTAAGAACTCACGGGCCTCGAACATGTATGGCACATCGTAAAGTGGACGTACACGTCTCTCATTTTGCTGCTGGTTAAAATACAGGGGAAAATAACTTTAAAGGGGACGTACTCGTTTCTCGAATTGCTGTTGGGTAAAATACAGGaacaaataatttgaagaaaaaaaatcattcctTGTTTAGTTGTTAACCACAAGTTCTTAGgttgtatactccacagggagctgagaaagattaaaggaatgttattgggccaattaccaataatgtaaagcgcagtgagatggttattgtgaaatgcactatataataattttatattattataattattattattcttttcagaaacaacacTACTGAAcaaagatttacacatggtgcaacCACACCTAGCccaattttgtattgttttttaatgtttatggACGAATgtcatgaaatgaaaatgaagtaATTCTCACCCTTGGTTGCTCCACTTCCTTGCCATCTTCTTTGCCTTCCTTGGGAGCCTGTGAGAGTCTTGGTGGTCGGATGCTGGATAACGTCACCTTACGATAGTCACCAGCGGCTGTCTTCAGCACGAGGGCATCAGCGTTGATGACCTCAACGACCTTAATGGATTAGACGAGGAGAAGACAAGGTTAAAGATTTACCCAAAGCGACATTATGTTTGATGCATCATTACGAATCTTTACTCGGATATCGGATGCGATTGAGTATATTGTTGCAGAACGATAATCACTTggtgaaatctggactattCATTTTCATAAAATTGAAAAGCTGAGTGATTATATTCAGCGACAATGCATGAACCAAATGCTTTCATGAGTAAGAAATTTGTATAGATTACAAGGgctggcctacatgtacacacagcaTAGGATTTAATAGCTTTTCaggttttttaatattttcatttgATACAGATTTTCTTGTGggaaaatttgttttgactACCAAGAGGGAATGATTGTTTTGGAAACGACAATATGAAGCGtccaatatttataataataaaaataataacattttaataataacatttatatCCACATTGAATATTAAAATTTGGAGAGACACTGCAGAATACAcagcaaaattaaaatgatATGTGTCTCAACAACCAAATTACACAGATCTGTGTTTGTGGTCATACTAAATGTTTGACAACTCTCTTGGACATTATTGATAACATAACTCTTGTTCACTACCTTTCCTGTGTAGGTCTTCTCGGCAATGTCCAATACAACGGCGTTGGATTTGTAGTCCTTCCAGATACGTAGTTTCTTTTCCTTGGCTTTTCTGGATGAGACGGATAAGCAAACCATCAGTAAAGTCTAATTCAGGTTCACAACATGGTATACTTTGAAAATGACAGGACTCAGTTCAATTTTGATGAGAAAGTGAATGCTCCATGAAGTTGATATCACAAACATATAATGAAAGACTCATCATTTAACTGAAGTGTGTTCATAACACAAATGCTCTGCAACTCCATCTGTTTTGGCATGGTATAGAAGCTTTGGGTTGCAAGTCATATTGTCACTGACACTACGAACCAACAAgaaggtattgcattctgctATATCACCCATTCCTACACCCTTTATGGACGTAAAACATTCCATAACAGTATTTGTATCAAGTTTAAAGCATCAACCGTCAACTATAAGAAAATCTAGCTAAAAACACtctgaaattttgaaaatagtGGTGTTTAACAAAGTGTTCCGATTTGAACGCTGTTTTCTGTTATTGCTATTTTATTGCTAGTATGGTAGGTGTGTGTCAGTTCCTGGTGTCATTGTGTCAATGTTCTTACTTTTCAGCAGCTCTGAGTTTATCTGCTCCGCTTGTGACAGTGGCTATACTCCAGTCCACACATCGAGCCAGCCCTTCACCCAACAGGAACTCAGCAATGTTTCCTTTCTGTCAAAAGCAGGGGAAACAAAATCTAGAGTTAAAGGGAAATTTCTcttaatacatgtagatgttgaatttgcatcttTTGAGACTTTGAAAGTGTCTCCATGAAGCTGAGAAAaattacaggaatgttgttGTCCCAATGACCAGGATACTAATGTGTAGTGAATTTATACATAATTGCAAAATGCGCTATGTAAGATCTAGttgttataaataaatcaaaagtgGCAATGACATTTCCgtaaaaaaacaatatcaaatttTAAAGGAATTTCAGagtcaagaccagggcccaatttcatggcacacTTACTTCAAGTTACTaagcattctatgcttacacagctagtgcagaaattcgcACTTTCCctgcaagcggagaatggtgatcgcaagCTCAGAATTCGGCAACAaacggagaatggtgatcgcaagCTCAGAATTCAGCAAGCAGAGAGTGGTGATCGCAAGCTCAGAATTCagcaagcggagaatggtaaTCGCAAGCTCAGAATTCGGCAACAaacggagaatggtgatcacaaGCTCAGAATTCGGCAACAaacggagaatggtgatcgcaagCTCAGAATTCggcaagcggagaatggtaaTCGCAAGCTCAGAATTCGGCAACAaacggagaatggtgattgcaaGCTCAGAATTCggcaagcggagaatggtgaacGCAAGCTCAGAATTCggcaagcggagaatggtgattgcaaGCTCAGAATTGGGCAGTAAGCAGAACAATCTGTCTGTGTCTAGGGAAGATTGATAGGCATGGGGAGGGGAACTTACAGGGTGCATGACAGAGCCGAGGTAGTTCTGATTAGACACGCCCTCAAGGATGATCTTGACATCCCTCTGTAGAAGTCGAGACTCTGTGAAATACTTGGCTTCACCGGCAAATGGCTCTTCTGTCTCGGTGTCACCATCCCTCCGGAACATGGGACACTGCAGAGTGGAAACAAAACACTAGTTCATACTTGACACAAACATAGAACTTGTTAAACAGCTTGCTGACCATCTGAAACTATTCGGCTATGGTCATGC
Protein-coding regions in this window:
- the LOC139939709 gene encoding staphylococcal nuclease domain-containing protein 1-like isoform X2, whose translation is MAAQQTPQNVMRGVVKQVLSGDAVIIRGQPKGGPPPERQICLSNITAPKMARKANPNIENSVQTQDEPYAWEAREFLRKKLIGKDVKFTVEYTAPGSGRAYGCVFLPSAKDPNVMENVTESIVAEGLVEVRRGGIKPSDDQNQLNVLEDTAKAAKKGKWAGGPSSNGIRDIKWSVDNPRNFVDGLHGKEQNAVIEHVRDGCTVRAFLVPSFHHVTVMLSGIKCPMFRRDGDTETEEPFAGEAKYFTESRLLQRDVKIILEGVSNQNYLGSVMHPKGNIAEFLLGEGLARCVDWSIATVTSGADKLRAAEKKAKEKKLRIWKDYKSNAVVLDIAEKTYTGKVVEVINADALVLKTAAGDYRKVTLSSIRPPRLSQAPKEGKEDGKEVEQPRQNERRVRPLYDVPYMFEAREFLRKKLIGKKVNVSVDYIKPASDGYPEKTCVTVTIGGINLAEALVSKGLVTVIRYRQDDDQRSAHYDALLTAETRAIKNGKGVHSKKEYPIHRIADTSGEPQKAKQFLPFLQRAGRSSAIVEFVASGSRVRLFLPKETCLITFLLAGITCPKMARTGPGGPTESEPYSEEALQYTKELCLQREVEVEVESIDKAGNFIGWLFVEGVNLSVSLVEQGLSKMHFTAERSNYARVIQAAEEKTKEAKLKIWERFEEPKTTVVVEETTERKTNYKHIVVTEIGKELDFFAQLIDSGPQFEKFMEQLRAELAAAPPLPGSFTPKTGDLCVAKFVDGEWYRAKVEKVHNKDKVTVFFVDYGNREVVSLAQLGAMPPGYHTQQPQAHHFYLACTMLPKDEEFRQDALDAFSHEVLNKQFLYNMEYRVGTTEYVSLINPDSKEDMGKALVSDGFLLAEQRREKRLQKMVNEYTAAQQSALKAHLNLWRYGDITDDDAREFGFQS
- the LOC139939709 gene encoding staphylococcal nuclease domain-containing protein 1-like isoform X1 codes for the protein MAAQQTPQNVMRGVVKQVLSGDAVIIRGQPKGGPPPERQICLSNITAPKMARKANPNIENSVQTQDEPYAWEAREFLRKKLIGKDVKFTVEYTAPGSGRAYGCVFLPSAKDPNVMENVTESIVAEGLVEVRRGGIKPSDDQNQLNVLEDTAKAAKKGKWAGGPSSNGIRDIKWSVDNPRNFVDGLHGKEQNAVIEHVRDGCTVRAFLVPSFHHVTVMLSGIKCPMFRRDGDTETEEPFAGEAKYFTESRLLQRDVKIILEGVSNQNYLGSVMHPKGNIAEFLLGEGLARCVDWSIATVTSGADKLRAAEKKAKEKKLRIWKDYKSNAVVLDIAEKTYTGKVVEVINADALVLKTAAGDYRKVTLSSIRPPRLSQAPKEGKEDGKEVEQPRQQNERRVRPLYDVPYMFEAREFLRKKLIGKKVNVSVDYIKPASDGYPEKTCVTVTIGGINLAEALVSKGLVTVIRYRQDDDQRSAHYDALLTAETRAIKNGKGVHSKKEYPIHRIADTSGEPQKAKQFLPFLQRAGRSSAIVEFVASGSRVRLFLPKETCLITFLLAGITCPKMARTGPGGPTESEPYSEEALQYTKELCLQREVEVEVESIDKAGNFIGWLFVEGVNLSVSLVEQGLSKMHFTAERSNYARVIQAAEEKTKEAKLKIWERFEEPKTTVVVEETTERKTNYKHIVVTEIGKELDFFAQLIDSGPQFEKFMEQLRAELAAAPPLPGSFTPKTGDLCVAKFVDGEWYRAKVEKVHNKDKVTVFFVDYGNREVVSLAQLGAMPPGYHTQQPQAHHFYLACTMLPKDEEFRQDALDAFSHEVLNKQFLYNMEYRVGTTEYVSLINPDSKEDMGKALVSDGFLLAEQRREKRLQKMVNEYTAAQQSALKAHLNLWRYGDITDDDAREFGFQS